In Citrus sinensis cultivar Valencia sweet orange chromosome 3, DVS_A1.0, whole genome shotgun sequence, the sequence aaaaggaaaaagaaaaaagacagaGAGAGACACTGAGGAGTagtcttcttctttcttccattttctttgCAAATCTAATGGTGTGTTGTTGAAATAAactttcatataaaaattatttctgtataaaaatttaaaattatgaatcaaCTAATGGGGGGGCAAAAccatcaatttaatttttaatatcaaatcCGTTAATTTTAACGAATTTAACGGAGCATTacttgtgtgtttatttttaaaacatttatcacttttttttataaatattgaattttttttttgtatcaattattttgattttgccTTTGCTTCGTTACGGTTAATAGAGAAAGTCAATGTTTAATCACTTGAGCGCCTATCTTTAAGACATGTATcatcttttttataattgttgaaaaatgtGTCACCCAGGTGACATTaatcctattatttttctcaataaatcTCATGATTCTAACTAATGGCATAGATGTCAAGGAGTTCATTTTGAGTATTGAcgcatcataaaaattaaggtGAGATTCTTTCAACTCatcaaaatattcattatatccattttttaattatttttttattacaaaaatgtcCTTAgttaaattacagaaacaaatgattaaatgaaaaaaaagtatattatTCACTCTCATCTCCAAAccaaatttggattttttttttccccaatttACGGGACTCatctttctttaaatttattacactTACCTCATCTACACTTATTGATATAAAGATTCACCGCATTTGTTTAGTAATTGAATTTGGCCAAAAGTTTCTAGCTGGTACAGCCGTACAGGACTCTCGatttcattcaaatttttcttcaaatatctTTTGATTCAACAATAAATTGCTATCTCCTCGGTTAGGAGTTCTacatatgaaaatgaaagtcCATGCCAAAATTGGTAAACTGTGAAGTACTTGAATATTTAGCATAATAACAATCTTATTAGTTATTGTTTCTTTAATCTTACACacattttgaaataaattacgtttaaaattcaagaaaaaaaaggtaaaaatggagactttggattaaaaaaaaaagtgactGATAGAAGGCAAGAAATTGTGGAAAAAAGAGACGGAGAAAAGGCTcaaattatgataatataaattaaggaAATTTTAGGTATTGAAATAGATTTATTAagtaaacttttaaatttttaatattcttgtaTGGTCATTAAGTAAATGGGTATCATGACTATCttgatgaatttaaatagCGTCACCCTAAGAATTAAGAAACATGAAAAAAGACGACCGAAGAGTTTGCCAGTGCAACTTAGAAACATGTCAAGTGGGCTGGTAATTGGCATGTCAAAAGACGCGTGCAAAAAAGGCCATAGGCAATTCACTTGATGGCATGATAATACCAGTTTTTGCTACTACAATCAAAAACCTAACTGGAACATGATGATGGAAACAGACAGAAACTAAGATAGAAGTTGAATATTTGGACAAATCATCTCAAAGCACAGAGCCCAATTTCTGCTGGGCTCCCTACAGGCTACAGAAAGATGATCCCATTTCTACAACTAACATCTTGTAGACATCAAAACCCAACATAAAAATTGCAGTAGATATCAACACTGAAAACAGGCTTTTACTCGTCACCATCTTCGCTTTttgacttctttttctttttcttctcgcTTTTGGCTTGCACATCCTCGTCGTTATCCTCGGCCGTCTTcttctgcttcttcttcttcttggcTGTTCCATCTTCATGAGCATCAACACCACTGACTCCATTCAAATCCTCTGCTGGCTCCTCATCTAATTTTCGCTtatccttctttttcttccttttctcGGATTTAGGTTCCTCTGAAGCATCTCCATTTGTAGCAGCAACTTTATCCGCAGACATAGGTTCACCATCCACCGCAATCTCAGATTtcgatttctttttcttgcttttctttCCCGAAGTATCTGTTGCTGCTTCTTTCATCTCTGTATCTGCATTTGAGAAAGTAGTTATAActgcattaaaataattagttaaatacCATGAAGCTGAAAAGAATATTGCAGAAAGTCAGCATgctaacaacaattaaaaacCTTCCGATCAAAGCCTAAGGGCCAGAATGTTTTTGAAGGCCAAATGCATGTGAAGCTAAGCATGAAGCATCCAGACTGTATCCCATCCGTACATCTTTTCAATGACCAACCGTatatttcaattgaatttgtaaggaaagaaaaatgaacagtTTTAAGTCTATGCCCACCATTGTTTTCAGTGCTTTCAATTGCAGCTTTCATCACATCAATGTTTTTACGAGGTGCAACTCCCTTATCGTAAAAGTCCAGCCGCTCTTCAACTTGTTCACGAAGTTTCTCCCCAAAAATGGTAGTGTTTTTTTCTGAAGCAAAAGAAGATGAAACAAAGttaatttaaaaggaaaatagtgAAGTACTAGACAgaataatttatcataataACAGAAGTTACCTGCAAAACAGTCAATGCGAGATGCAATAGAACACTTGTTTGCAAGGTATCGAGCCATACGGCCCTTGTTCCGGGCAGAAGCTCGACCAATGAAAGATGAGTGGAAAATCAGACCATACTTTGGTGTGTTTCCTCGAGTTTTTAATGctctgaaaacaaaatttcatgaaTCATATGAGAACTTAAAAGCAATTAGGAAATCTCTTAATAGCAAATACATCAGCTCACAATCAAAGTAACAGTATAAATAATagcttttgaaaatgaaaaatcaactGGAAATAGGTTCTTGAAATTCAaagccatttcaattccaattctaattttcacaaaaatttaCAAGCAACCCAATTGATAGAGTAAAACACCTGAAGAGTGCTTTCTCAGCACCAAGGATCTGAAGGGTAGAAGATGGACACTTAGCCAGATTTGTGAGACTACCAGCATGAGAAATCAACCGAGCCCCAACAACTTCACCAATCAAGGAGGCCAAATTGGGTGCAATATCATTCATTTTAGTAACCAGATACTCATAAAGTTTCTTCCTGTACTCAGAGAGGTCCATCACCCTTTGAGCAAACATCTGGACATTAACTAAGTCAACTGCAGACAAATCCTGTCCTGCAAGCGGGGAAAAAAGTGAAAGCTAAAAATGCTAAGTTTGACATGCAATATCACAAGAGTATTTTAACTTTGACATGCAATatgaaaaagttaaattacCCATTGATGCTTTGCCAGCCTCCACAATCTCCTTGGCCTTGTCTTCATCCCCAAGTATGTCTGTTAAAGCCGGGACCATGTCATCAGTCAACTTTGACTTGTCCTCTATAAGTTTTACAACTCGGGCATAGAGATAGTTGTCATTGACAATCTTGACTAATTCAGGGAAATGCCATGAGTACCACTCCCTGCAGGAAGTTATAAAACAGAGAACAAGTTTTCAGTaaggaaaattgaaaaaccaGCATCTTTTTTATACAACAGCAAACTCCAAACTCCAAattctttaaagttaatagATAAAGTTGACAAGGTTAAATTACAAGAGAAAGCCTACAATTTTGTTTCCATAGATAATGATagattaactttatttttcaagGCATATaactttgaattaaaataataattagggATGGTCGTAACAAACCTCACACGCatggagaaggaattgatATCCTTGTCAAGAGTATCCAGAAGAAAAATTGCTTGAATAACCATATTGTCAACTCGGTTGACATTGAATTTCACCTTTGCTCTGCTGTAACTGTGCCCCAAACCAAGCTGAGCTTTTTCTAAGTCACCAGGCTATGAAAGTTGAGAGATAGATAGACAGTATCTTTATGAGAAAACCACCGTCATTCcttcaaaaattaacaaagaaaagtaCATAGAAGGGGAAAGGCAAACCTTTAAGTCCTTAATGAACCTATCAAAATGCAGACGCACACCACGAAGAAGTTCAAGAACAAACTCATTGCTTTGACAAGGAATCTTAGTCTCCTCAAATATATGGGACCCAATCTTAGGCTCGGATACTCCCAAACTAAATTTTGCCTTCTTTCCTTCCTTAACTTTTGGGAGATTAAGCTCCAAAAAGTTCCTCAATTCATTGGTCATAAGCCCTGCAAACCCACACCGTTAGATGCTATGCTAGGCCAAGGTTGAACACACAAGTTGAATCAAACTGAGTATAACATTTAGATAACTTtgagaaaatcaaaatagatAACTTTGgttaaaactaaaacaaaatcgGAGAAACATGTGCTGCATGAAAATCTTCATCTAgtgaattttttagttttaaccACATGCAAACGAACACAACATAAACCAGGCCAGATAAACTCATACTTTGCACAAGAAAAAGCAATTTAACTGGCGTACTAGATCTACCTCAGCAACCAAATATTAGAAGCTAAAAGCCAAAAAGAACtgaacaaaagcaaaaacaagccACTGAAACAGTTTCAGTGAAACTTGAGCATAAAGAGACATGCAGCAACAACCTCAAAAGAATGCCTTGTGAAGTGGAAAACGAAACATGCCAACAAACAGTGTATTCTATTAACCTAATACAATAAATGGAACATCCgctaacattaatttaaacaGGTGATGAAACAGAATGAGCATGAATAAGGCATGTCACTCAACTAAAAGAGAGATATTGAATCTAGGAGGTGCTGAGCAAAGTCACCTTCAGAAACAGAGTTGCACTGATTAAGAGCATCGAGAGCGGACTCGAATGGGTGAAAGGCCGTGAGCTGAACGACTTTACCGAAGCGGTTCATATCGGAAATGGAGCTTCGAACAGCCTCAGTGTTTTGCCCGATTTGGTCGAGACCATGAGCCAAAAACAGAGAGTAACCAGAAGCCGTCTCGTACAACAAATACAGAGCCATTGAAGCGGCTCGAAATATGAAACGCACAAACGAATGACGAACACAGAAGCAATATATTCG encodes:
- the LOC102628911 gene encoding nucleolar protein 56-like isoform X2; translated protein: MALYLLYETASGYSLFLAHGLDQIGQNTEAVRSSISDMNRFGKVVQLTAFHPFESALDALNQCNSVSEGLMTNELRNFLELNLPKVKEGKKAKFSLGVSEPKIGSHIFEETKIPCQSNEFVLELLRGVRLHFDRFIKDLKPGDLEKAQLGLGHSYSRAKVKFNVNRVDNMVIQAIFLLDTLDKDINSFSMRVREWYSWHFPELVKIVNDNYLYARVVKLIEDKSKLTDDMVPALTDILGDEDKAKEIVEAGKASMGQDLSAVDLVNVQMFAQRVMDLSEYRKKLYEYLVTKMNDIAPNLASLIGEVVGARLISHAGSLTNLAKCPSSTLQILGAEKALFRALKTRGNTPKYGLIFHSSFIGRASARNKGRMARYLANKCSIASRIDCFAEKNTTIFGEKLREQVEERLDFYDKGVAPRKNIDVMKAAIESTENNDTEMKEAATDTSGKKSKKKKSKSEIAVDGEPMSADKVAATNGDASEEPKSEKRKKKKDKRKLDEEPAEDLNGVSGVDAHEDGTAKKKKKQKKTAEDNDEDVQAKSEKKKKKKSKSEDGDE
- the LOC102628911 gene encoding nucleolar protein 56-like isoform X1 codes for the protein MALYLLYETASGYSLFLAHGLDQIGQNTEAVRSSISDMNRFGKVVQLTAFHPFESALDALNQCNSVSEGLMTNELRNFLELNLPKVKEGKKAKFSLGVSEPKIGSHIFEETKIPCQSNEFVLELLRGVRLHFDRFIKDLKPGDLEKAQLGLGHSYSRAKVKFNVNRVDNMVIQAIFLLDTLDKDINSFSMRVREWYSWHFPELVKIVNDNYLYARVVKLIEDKSKLTDDMVPALTDILGDEDKAKEIVEAGKASMGQDLSAVDLVNVQMFAQRVMDLSEYRKKLYEYLVTKMNDIAPNLASLIGEVVGARLISHAGSLTNLAKCPSSTLQILGAEKALFRALKTRGNTPKYGLIFHSSFIGRASARNKGRMARYLANKCSIASRIDCFAEKNTTIFGEKLREQVEERLDFYDKGVAPRKNIDVMKAAIESTENNVITTFSNADTEMKEAATDTSGKKSKKKKSKSEIAVDGEPMSADKVAATNGDASEEPKSEKRKKKKDKRKLDEEPAEDLNGVSGVDAHEDGTAKKKKKQKKTAEDNDEDVQAKSEKKKKKKSKSEDGDE